CACGGGCACGCCGCCCATTGGGTTCTTCTTCAGGAATTCCGGCTTGCGATTGTCCGCGGTGCCGAGGTTCACCTGCTCCAGGGGCACCTGGATTCCTTTTTCCGCAAGGAAGACGCGCACGCGCCGGGGATTGGGGGCCTGGGTAAATTCGTGAATTTTCATAGTGGTTGCAATTTAAAACCGCGCTGGCGGATCGGTCAAGCTTTCGCGCTCGGTCGTGATGAGACCGCTGCATGCCAGCGTTTCAGATTCGGCAGCTCGGCAGGGAACGGCTGCCCGCCATAACCGCAAAAGAGATCGACCCCGACCAGCGCCGTGATGTCGGCAATCGTGTAGCGATCCGCGGCGAGGAATTCGCGCTCGGCCAGTTCCGCATCCAGCCGCTTGAGGCGCTGTACGGCATTGGCGCGTTGCACTTCGCCATACTCGGGCACCTGGGGCAGGCGACCCTTAAAAAAGGCGCCGGTGTTTTGGAAGAAGCGCGCGACCACTGCGAAAAGCTCCAGTTCCATCCTGCGGTTCCATTGCTCGATAAATGCCTGCTCGCGGGTGTCCCGTCCCATCAGGTTCGGATTGGGATGCAAGCCCTCGAGGTACCGGCAGATCGCGACCGACTCCGCAAGGCAGCTGCCGTCATCGAGCTCCAGCACCGGTAGTCCACCCGAAGGGTTTTTCTTCAAAAACTCCGGCGTCCGATTCGCACCCGCCAGCGCATCCACCTGCTCAATCGGAATCTCTAAAGCCTTCTCCGCAATGAAGATGCGGGCGCGCCGAGGATTAGGAAAGAGCCTGAAATCGTAGAGTTTCATCGCAGTTGCAAATTAAAACTGCGGTCCGCGAAGGTCAAGAGGGATTGCGCTTCGCGCAAGGGGCCCCAACCACCGCAGCGACCGGGCAACGCGAAGAATCCGGAAAGAGGACACTCGGTTGCCCAAAATCAGAGGAACAGCGCCTGCCAAGCGGCGCTTCGCGACCAGAACTTCACAACCCGACGCGCCGATCGATTACCCGCCGCGCCTTGAACTCGGTGCGGGGTAAGGTCCCCGGCGCCTCGATCCGAATCCTGGGCCGCAGCTCGCAGCGTCGAATAACCTCCGCCTCAAGACGCCGCGTTACCTCGGCCACGGCGTCAATATCCATCGATGTGCGCGCCTCGGTCACGATGGTGAACGCATCCAGCACACCCTCGGTTTCGATCACGATCTGAAACTCGTCATCCAGCAAATCAATCCCGCGCACGATCTCCTCGATCGCGCTCGGAAACAGCTTCAATCCTCGGATATTGAGCAGGTCGTCCGCGCGCCCCATGAACCCGCCCACCGCGCGCGCAAAGGTCCGCCCGCACGCGCAGCGCCGGGTGTTGAAGCTCGTGAAATCACCGACCAAAAACCGCAGCTGCGGGGATCCTTCGGAATTCAGGTTTGTGACCACCGTGAGGCCGCGCTGCCCCGGCCCGACCGGTTCCAGCGTCTGCGGATCGACCAGCTCCCAGATTTGCAGATCCTCCTGGACGTGGGTCGAGACCGGAGTCGCCGACAACCCCTGATGACACGTGAATGCCCACCCCGCGGGGACCGCCTCCGTGCATCCATAGACGTCGTGGAGTTCCGCGTCCCACGCCTCCTCGATTCGCCGGCGCGTCGCTGGAATCCCCGAGGCGGCCTCGCCGCCGCAAATCACCATCCGGATCGAACTTGCACGCGGGTCGCCGCCTGCCTTGCGCAACGCGACCGCCAGATGCAACGCGTACGAGGGCGTCGCGACCAAGATGGTGGGGCGATAGAGCTCGATCATCGCCAACCGCCGCTCCGTCGGGACCCCTCCAGGTACGATCCCGACTTTCATTAAGTTAAGGGCGTAGTGCAGCGACCAGAAAAAAACGTGCGGATTGTAGTTGGTGCAGGTCAGCGCCGAGTCACCCGGCCGCACTCCCATCGCATACAGCGCCCGAGCACTGGTGAGCGCCCACAGCTTGGCATCGAGCTGGGTGTAGCGAAACGAGCGCGGTGTCGTGGTGGTGCCCGAAGTGGAAAAGACCATCCAGCCACGGGCGTGCCAGGTCTTCTCGTTGACGGTGGTGTAAGTCCCCCACGGAGGATAAGCCGCGACATTGGTTGCCATCGATTCCTTGGTCACCACCGGAATTTTGGGAAGATCGTCGATCGATCGGATGTCGGAGGGGGTCAACTTCGCGGCCCGAAGACGTGCCCGATAAAACGCGCTTTCCTCATACAGAAAGGGCATCAGCGCGCGCAACTTTTCCTCCTGAATCTCCACGATTCGCGCGCGTGACGCGCTCTCCAGAGCAGGCGCCCAAATCCGCGCACTCTGCGGCTCATCCAAACCGCGCGAAAAGCGCTCCAGGACCGCAAGCCACCGCCCCCGCGGCGAAAGCCGCTTCACACGCCGAACCGGCGTAGGCGAGATCTTTTTCCTGGCCCGGACCATCAACCAAGCTGCGCCGCATTCTAAAGGTTTCAACAAAAGTGTCCATTGCAGCCACAAATTGCCTCAACGCGGCCCAACCGCTAAGTCATAAAAATCCGCTGGCGCGGGCCCACCCCGGCCGCACCGGCCACAACCCGATCAGACGGAGGGTATCGTCATGTTGGATCACGTCGGTTTAGCAGTATCCGATTTCGCCAAGAGCAAGAGCTTCTTTGAGCGAGCGCTGGCGCCCCTAGGCTACAAATGCCTGATGGAATTTCCTGGCGCCGCAGGATTCGGCCGAGAAGGAAAGCCAGATTTCTGGATCAGCCAGGGCAACAAATCCAACCCGACCCACGTCGCGTTCGCAGTCACCGAGCGCTCCGTCGTCGATTCCTTCCATAAGGCGGCCACCGGCGCAGGTGGCAGAGATAACGGCAAACCGGGACTCCGCAAGGAATATCATCCGACCTACTACGGAGCCTTCGTGCTTGATCTCGATGGCAACAATATCGAGGCGGTTTGCCACCAGGGATAAGCCTGCAGGATGACGAAAAGGCTCACACTCATAGCGGCCCTATATCTTCATCCGGGGCGCGAGGCGGAGTTCGGGCAATTCGAAGCGGCAGCCGCCG
The genomic region above belongs to Candidatus Binataceae bacterium and contains:
- a CDS encoding AMP-binding protein; translation: MVRARKKISPTPVRRVKRLSPRGRWLAVLERFSRGLDEPQSARIWAPALESASRARIVEIQEEKLRALMPFLYEESAFYRARLRAAKLTPSDIRSIDDLPKIPVVTKESMATNVAAYPPWGTYTTVNEKTWHARGWMVFSTSGTTTTPRSFRYTQLDAKLWALTSARALYAMGVRPGDSALTCTNYNPHVFFWSLHYALNLMKVGIVPGGVPTERRLAMIELYRPTILVATPSYALHLAVALRKAGGDPRASSIRMVICGGEAASGIPATRRRIEEAWDAELHDVYGCTEAVPAGWAFTCHQGLSATPVSTHVQEDLQIWELVDPQTLEPVGPGQRGLTVVTNLNSEGSPQLRFLVGDFTSFNTRRCACGRTFARAVGGFMGRADDLLNIRGLKLFPSAIEEIVRGIDLLDDEFQIVIETEGVLDAFTIVTEARTSMDIDAVAEVTRRLEAEVIRRCELRPRIRIEAPGTLPRTEFKARRVIDRRVGL
- a CDS encoding glutathione S-transferase family protein, with the protein product MKLYDFRLFPNPRRARIFIAEKALEIPIEQVDALAGANRTPEFLKKNPSGGLPVLELDDGSCLAESVAICRYLEGLHPNPNLMGRDTREQAFIEQWNRRMELELFAVVARFFQNTGAFFKGRLPQVPEYGEVQRANAVQRLKRLDAELAEREFLAADRYTIADITALVGVDLFCGYGGQPFPAELPNLKRWHAAVSSRPSAKA
- a CDS encoding VOC family protein; translation: MLDHVGLAVSDFAKSKSFFERALAPLGYKCLMEFPGAAGFGREGKPDFWISQGNKSNPTHVAFAVTERSVVDSFHKAATGAGGRDNGKPGLRKEYHPTYYGAFVLDLDGNNIEAVCHQG